In the Flavobacterium acetivorans genome, one interval contains:
- the rpsO gene encoding 30S ribosomal protein S15, with amino-acid sequence MYLTKEIKEEIFAQHGEKTNTGKAEAQIALFTYRISHLTEHLKKNRHDYNTERSLVLLVGKRRSLLDYLKKKEINRYREIIKVLGIRK; translated from the coding sequence ATGTATTTAACGAAAGAGATTAAAGAAGAAATCTTCGCACAACACGGAGAAAAAACAAACACTGGAAAGGCTGAAGCTCAAATTGCTTTGTTCACTTACAGAATTTCACACCTAACTGAGCACTTGAAAAAAAATCGTCATGATTACAACACTGAGCGTTCATTAGTATTATTAGTTGGTAAAAGAAGATCTTTGCTGGATTACTTAAAGAAAAAAGAAATCAACAGATATCGTGAGATTATCAAAGTATTGGGTATTAGAAAATAA
- a CDS encoding GAF domain-containing protein, with protein MSFQELKPKVTAITADQNLTRDEKLLAVCQLLNKNIDYYNWVGFYFANHDAQTLHLGPYVGAETDHTVIPFGKGICGQVAVSNNNFVVPDVKAQDNYIACSFTVKSEIVVPLFVNGQNIGQIDIDSHVIDPFTEADERFLEFVNEEIAKTFIN; from the coding sequence ATGTCATTTCAAGAATTAAAACCAAAAGTAACCGCAATTACAGCTGACCAGAATCTTACAAGAGACGAAAAACTCTTAGCTGTCTGCCAACTCCTAAATAAAAACATCGATTATTATAACTGGGTTGGCTTTTACTTTGCAAATCACGATGCACAAACCCTACATTTAGGTCCTTATGTTGGTGCAGAAACAGATCATACTGTAATTCCTTTTGGGAAAGGGATTTGTGGACAAGTAGCTGTTTCCAACAATAATTTCGTGGTACCAGATGTAAAAGCACAGGACAATTACATTGCTTGCAGCTTCACCGTAAAATCCGAAATTGTAGTTCCTTTATTTGTCAATGGACAAAATATTGGACAAATAGACATTGACAGCCATGTTATTGATCCCTTTACAGAAGCCGACGAACGATTTTTGGAATTTGTTAATGAAGAAATCGCAAAGACTTTCATCAATTAA
- the xrtF gene encoding exosortase family protein XrtF, giving the protein MVAINTEQVLQFFGADAIIDKESSEPYIRLFYNQVYIARIIEGCNAINVIILFIAFVVSFSGRFRQTLFFIILGSLIIYVLNVFRIAVLCVLLYFFPGQNPVIHGVLFPLFIYGVVFILWVIWVRKFSLYAKNTVET; this is encoded by the coding sequence ATGGTTGCTATAAATACAGAGCAAGTGCTGCAATTTTTTGGTGCAGATGCAATAATTGACAAAGAATCATCAGAGCCTTATATTAGGTTGTTTTATAATCAGGTTTATATTGCTCGTATAATTGAGGGCTGTAATGCAATAAATGTTATTATTTTATTTATCGCATTTGTAGTTTCATTTTCTGGTCGATTCAGGCAAACTTTGTTTTTTATTATATTAGGAAGCTTGATTATCTATGTGTTGAATGTGTTTCGAATAGCTGTATTATGCGTCTTGTTGTATTTTTTTCCGGGACAGAATCCTGTAATTCACGGCGTGCTTTTTCCGTTGTTTATTTATGGTGTTGTTTTTATTCTATGGGTAATCTGGGTACGTAAATTTTCATTGTATGCTAAAAATACTGTTGAAACATAA
- a CDS encoding exosortase F system-associated membrane protein has protein sequence MLKILLKHKLKITLVLILIFLFALVRAYEDYLFYDPFLNYFKSDFNGVSLPVYDPFRLFFGLLFRYSLNMLISLAMIYTLFEDESMVKFAGFLYFFFFLILIFSFYTIIYFYGETNNLILFYVRRFLIQPIFALLFIPAFYYQKINK, from the coding sequence ATGCTAAAAATACTGTTGAAACATAAGTTGAAAATTACTTTAGTATTAATACTTATTTTTTTGTTTGCTTTAGTTCGAGCTTATGAGGATTATCTATTCTATGATCCTTTTTTGAATTATTTTAAAAGCGATTTTAATGGTGTATCACTTCCTGTCTATGATCCATTTCGGTTGTTTTTTGGATTGTTGTTTAGGTATTCGTTAAATATGTTGATTTCGCTAGCGATGATCTATACTCTTTTTGAAGATGAATCAATGGTGAAATTTGCTGGCTTTTTATATTTTTTTTTCTTTCTAATTTTGATTTTTTCTTTCTATACTATTATTTATTTTTATGGGGAAACCAATAATCTTATCCTTTTTTACGTAAGGCGTTTTCTTATACAGCCTATTTTTGCCCTATTGTTTATCCCTGCATTTTATTATCAAAAAATAAATAAATGA
- a CDS encoding ATP cone domain-containing protein: MKIIKHSGDIVDFEPEKLRKSLLKSGANPKIVEDIVSKICKEIYEGISTKHIYKRAFGLLKKEANSHAARYNLRAAIQLLGPAGFFFEKYIAKLFSAEKYETKNNIILQGKCVSHEIDVLVKKNNAIAMMECKFHVSREAASDVKVPLYVLSRFNDLKGREHTIFSKKEMISKCWIVTNNRFTADAIDFAKCSGMNLLSWDYPKNDNLKTKNDIDCLYPITCLTTLTIAEKDKLLILDVILVKELINNSDSLEKIGLSLPRIKNVLKEARELSRCVLNI; encoded by the coding sequence ATGAAAATTATTAAGCATTCAGGAGATATAGTGGATTTTGAACCTGAAAAACTCAGGAAATCACTGTTGAAATCTGGTGCCAATCCAAAGATTGTTGAAGATATTGTTAGTAAAATATGTAAGGAGATTTATGAAGGAATCAGTACCAAACATATTTATAAAAGAGCTTTTGGTTTATTAAAAAAAGAGGCTAATTCTCATGCTGCGCGCTACAATTTAAGAGCAGCGATTCAGTTGTTGGGACCAGCGGGTTTTTTCTTCGAAAAATATATCGCAAAGCTTTTCTCTGCAGAAAAATATGAGACAAAAAACAATATTATTTTGCAAGGAAAATGTGTTTCCCATGAAATAGATGTTTTGGTAAAGAAGAACAATGCCATTGCTATGATGGAATGTAAATTTCACGTAAGTAGAGAAGCGGCTTCAGATGTAAAAGTCCCTTTGTATGTTCTTTCTAGATTTAATGATTTGAAAGGAAGGGAACATACTATTTTTTCTAAAAAAGAAATGATTTCTAAATGTTGGATTGTTACTAATAATAGGTTTACTGCCGATGCCATAGATTTTGCAAAATGTTCCGGTATGAATTTATTAAGTTGGGATTATCCAAAAAATGACAATTTAAAAACGAAGAACGATATTGATTGCCTTTACCCAATAACTTGTTTGACTACATTGACAATTGCTGAGAAGGATAAATTACTCATTTTAGATGTAATTTTGGTAAAAGAACTAATAAATAATTCGGATAGTTTGGAGAAAATCGGATTGAGTCTACCAAGGATAAAAAATGTTTTGAAAGAAGCACGGGAGTTAAGTCGATGCGTTTTGAATATCTGA
- a CDS encoding MBL fold metallo-hydrolase, with amino-acid sequence MKIKFIGGAGTVTGSKTLVESNGIRILIDCGLFQGIKPLRELNWESLPILPSTIDFVLLTHGHLDHCGWLPRLVDQGFKGKIYCTEPTKQITKLILLDSAKIQEEEAEKANKGNYSKHEIAEPLYDVDQAKKVFPLFRVVETNASVPFDAQIEAVFINAGHIVGACSIELMLENKTLVFSGDVGRDNDVLMFPPIKPKKADYVFLESTYGNRLHPDTDAKLELEMYINNTFDKGGTTIIPSFAVERAQTIMYLLWQLKEENKIPDIPYIIDSPMGVGAFDIFFGNLKWHKLKLEDCIAMSKMFQMITDYKDTIEAIYDERPKVVIAASGMVTGGRVLSYLEHYIGLPETTVIIVGYQAEGTRGRKLLEGAKEVKIHGKYYPVLANILEIQGLSAHGDQKDLLNWLSALENKPEKVFLVHGENQPADELRIKINEHYGFDCVIPLMGQEFEL; translated from the coding sequence ATGAAAATTAAATTTATTGGAGGAGCTGGAACAGTAACCGGATCAAAAACCTTAGTGGAAAGTAATGGGATTCGGATTTTGATTGATTGTGGATTATTTCAAGGAATAAAACCTTTGCGGGAACTCAATTGGGAGTCTTTGCCTATTTTACCTTCAACGATAGACTTTGTTTTATTGACGCATGGACATCTAGATCATTGTGGTTGGTTACCAAGATTAGTAGATCAAGGTTTCAAAGGAAAGATTTATTGTACTGAGCCAACGAAGCAGATAACAAAGCTAATTTTGTTAGACAGTGCCAAAATTCAAGAAGAAGAAGCCGAGAAAGCTAATAAAGGCAACTATTCTAAGCATGAAATTGCAGAGCCTCTTTATGATGTGGATCAGGCAAAAAAAGTCTTTCCTCTGTTTAGGGTTGTAGAAACTAACGCATCAGTGCCTTTCGATGCGCAAATCGAAGCCGTTTTTATTAATGCAGGTCATATTGTGGGGGCTTGCAGCATAGAATTGATGCTCGAAAATAAAACCTTAGTTTTTTCAGGAGATGTAGGAAGGGATAATGATGTTTTGATGTTTCCGCCAATCAAGCCTAAAAAAGCAGATTATGTATTCCTTGAAAGTACCTATGGAAATCGACTTCACCCTGATACGGATGCGAAATTAGAATTAGAGATGTATATCAATAATACTTTTGATAAAGGCGGAACAACCATCATTCCTAGTTTTGCAGTGGAACGGGCACAAACCATTATGTATTTGCTTTGGCAGCTTAAAGAAGAGAATAAGATACCGGATATTCCTTATATCATTGATTCTCCTATGGGGGTAGGAGCCTTTGATATTTTCTTTGGTAATTTGAAATGGCATAAGTTGAAATTGGAAGATTGTATTGCAATGAGTAAGATGTTTCAGATGATTACAGATTATAAAGATACGATAGAAGCAATATATGATGAGAGACCTAAGGTTGTAATTGCCGCGAGCGGAATGGTTACCGGAGGGCGGGTTTTAAGTTATTTAGAGCATTATATTGGGTTGCCTGAAACCACTGTCATTATTGTAGGTTATCAAGCTGAAGGAACTCGTGGAAGAAAATTATTAGAAGGAGCTAAAGAAGTTAAGATTCACGGGAAATATTATCCAGTATTGGCTAATATTCTTGAAATACAAGGATTGTCTGCGCATGGTGATCAGAAAGACCTATTGAATTGGCTTTCAGCTTTGGAAAATAAGCCTGAAAAAGTGTTTTTGGTTCATGGCGAAAACCAGCCTGCGGATGAACTTCGAATAAAAATTAATGAACACTATGGTTTTGATTGTGTGATTCCTTTAATGGGACAGGAGTTTGAGCTTTAA
- a CDS encoding HYC_CC_PP family protein, with the protein MKLKRHISLLLAIFLLVSNLGLAVNVHYCGGEIASVAPVYFKVSPTGQSSEEQCCTSVSETNETCCKDKLVDFQKKSDHFVVKTFFFSLVTAVLVPDWSPLVFPLEANFKVYPVTPYVCDANAPPFFKLYHQYIFYA; encoded by the coding sequence ATGAAGTTGAAGCGACACATAAGTTTACTTTTAGCCATTTTCTTATTGGTTTCCAATTTGGGATTGGCTGTAAATGTGCATTATTGTGGCGGGGAAATCGCCTCTGTTGCTCCAGTTTATTTCAAAGTTTCGCCAACTGGACAAAGTTCGGAGGAGCAATGTTGTACTTCTGTTTCGGAAACCAACGAAACTTGCTGTAAAGACAAGCTTGTTGATTTTCAAAAAAAGTCAGATCATTTTGTCGTAAAAACATTCTTTTTTAGTTTAGTTACCGCCGTTCTGGTGCCTGATTGGAGTCCTTTAGTCTTCCCATTGGAGGCGAATTTCAAAGTTTATCCAGTTACTCCTTATGTTTGTGATGCAAATGCACCACCATTTTTTAAATTGTACCATCAATATATTTTCTACGCCTAA
- a CDS encoding TonB-dependent receptor plug domain-containing protein: MNKQITMLLLFLFCAFNSYSQDTLQEIKVKTTRKSLKKSYTLTSNTTTLTSKELLKAACCNLAESFETNPSIDVSFSDALTGTKQIKMLGLTSPYLMIAEENIPSVRGASQAYGLSFTPGTWVESIQITKGAGSVVNGFESISGQINTELIKPINDIPFFLNAYGSSDSRFELNTHFNRKISDKWSSSLFVHGNARVSKNDMNEDGFLDNPLGKQINVLNRWQYTDAEKGWVSFVNFRYMNDKKQTGELEFERDRDKGMTNYWGSEINTERIDVSTKLGYVFPEMPYQSIGFQNAFNSHDQDSYFGLKEYNIKQKSYYSNLIFNSIINNTMHKFATGLNFTYDAYDEFVNVADYSRIDNSVGAFFEYTYDNTDNFSLVLGGRIDNHNRLGTFATPRLHARYNPWEKGVLRFSAGRGKRSANIFAENQQLFASSRTFDVLNTGGKIYGLNPEIAWNYGLSFMQGFSLFNRGGDFGFDFYRTDFKNQAVVDLFQSPQQVLFYNLDGKSIANSLQVEFNYELLEHLNLRTAYKYYDIQTAYLSGTFQRPMQAKHRFFGNLAYETHIVEKGKQWKFDFTYNWLGKQQLPSTNGNPVEDRLPEFSPAFSVMNAQVTRTFSSTFEIYLGGENIGNYRQEKAILGADNPFGTTFDTSMVYAPIFGRMYYAGLRFKIK, from the coding sequence ATGAATAAACAAATTACAATGCTTTTATTGTTTTTGTTTTGCGCTTTTAATTCCTATTCTCAAGATACTTTACAGGAAATTAAAGTTAAAACAACGCGTAAAAGCTTAAAGAAATCCTATACCTTAACTTCTAATACGACTACGCTGACTAGCAAAGAATTGCTCAAAGCTGCTTGTTGTAATCTTGCCGAAAGTTTTGAAACAAATCCTTCAATTGACGTCAGTTTTTCGGATGCACTAACAGGGACGAAGCAGATAAAAATGCTAGGTTTAACCAGTCCATACTTGATGATTGCCGAAGAGAATATTCCATCAGTGCGAGGTGCTTCTCAAGCCTATGGTTTGTCTTTTACACCAGGGACTTGGGTCGAAAGCATTCAAATTACCAAAGGAGCTGGATCAGTTGTGAATGGTTTTGAAAGTATTTCAGGACAAATCAATACCGAGTTGATTAAGCCAATAAATGACATTCCTTTTTTCTTGAATGCTTATGGATCGAGCGATTCCAGATTTGAATTGAATACCCATTTCAACAGGAAAATATCTGATAAATGGAGCAGTAGTCTTTTTGTTCACGGAAACGCTAGGGTTTCTAAAAACGACATGAATGAAGATGGTTTTCTTGATAATCCATTGGGGAAACAAATCAATGTCCTGAATCGTTGGCAATATACTGATGCTGAAAAAGGCTGGGTGAGTTTTGTTAATTTCCGTTATATGAATGACAAGAAGCAAACGGGAGAATTAGAATTTGAGCGGGATAGAGATAAAGGAATGACTAATTATTGGGGTTCAGAAATCAATACGGAGCGAATTGATGTTTCGACTAAGCTGGGCTATGTTTTTCCAGAAATGCCTTATCAAAGTATTGGTTTTCAAAATGCTTTTAACAGCCATGATCAGGATTCTTATTTTGGGTTGAAAGAGTACAATATCAAGCAAAAAAGTTATTATTCGAATTTAATTTTCAATTCGATAATCAATAATACGATGCATAAATTTGCTACAGGTTTGAATTTTACATACGATGCTTATGATGAGTTTGTAAATGTTGCAGATTATAGCAGAATTGATAATTCTGTTGGCGCTTTTTTTGAATATACCTATGATAATACGGATAATTTTAGCTTAGTATTAGGAGGAAGAATTGATAATCACAATCGTTTAGGGACATTTGCTACGCCAAGATTACATGCCAGATACAATCCTTGGGAAAAAGGGGTTTTGAGATTCTCGGCAGGAAGAGGGAAACGAAGTGCTAATATTTTTGCAGAGAATCAACAGCTTTTTGCAAGCTCTAGAACCTTTGATGTTTTAAATACTGGCGGAAAAATATATGGGCTGAATCCGGAAATTGCATGGAATTATGGACTAAGTTTTATGCAAGGATTTAGTTTGTTTAATAGAGGAGGGGATTTTGGATTTGATTTTTACCGAACCGATTTTAAAAATCAAGCTGTGGTTGATTTATTTCAAAGCCCGCAGCAGGTTTTATTTTATAATTTGGATGGAAAATCGATTGCCAATAGTTTGCAAGTAGAGTTTAATTATGAGTTGTTGGAACATTTAAATTTGCGAACAGCTTATAAATATTATGATATTCAAACAGCTTATTTGTCTGGAACTTTTCAAAGACCAATGCAGGCCAAACATCGTTTTTTTGGTAATTTAGCATACGAAACGCATATTGTGGAGAAAGGAAAACAATGGAAATTTGATTTTACGTACAATTGGTTGGGAAAACAACAATTGCCATCGACTAATGGAAATCCTGTTGAAGATAGGCTGCCGGAATTTTCGCCTGCTTTTTCTGTGATGAATGCTCAAGTAACCCGAACTTTTTCTTCAACTTTTGAAATCTATCTAGGTGGAGAGAATATTGGAAATTACAGACAGGAAAAAGCGATATTGGGTGCTGATAATCCTTTTGGAACTACTTTTGATACTTCTATGGTGTATGCGCCTATTTTTGGTCGAATGTATTATGCTGGATTGCGTTTTAAAATAAAATAA
- a CDS encoding heavy-metal-associated domain-containing protein: MKKIIMIIAVVFFGLSAQAQEKKNKNAKYTIDVNGNCEMCKKRIEKAAYGVSGVKSAVWDTGTHELSLILNEQKTSLLDVEKSVVKVGHDTKRVKATQEAYDKLHGCCLYERN, from the coding sequence ATGAAAAAAATAATTATGATTATCGCTGTTGTGTTTTTTGGATTAAGTGCACAGGCGCAAGAGAAAAAAAATAAAAATGCCAAATATACTATTGATGTTAATGGCAATTGTGAGATGTGTAAAAAACGAATAGAGAAAGCAGCTTATGGTGTTTCTGGTGTGAAATCGGCAGTTTGGGATACTGGGACACATGAATTGAGTTTGATTCTAAATGAGCAAAAAACGTCACTTTTGGATGTGGAGAAATCAGTTGTAAAAGTAGGACATGATACAAAAAGAGTCAAGGCAACTCAAGAAGCTTATGACAAGCTTCACGGTTGTTGTTTGTACGAAAGAAATTAA